The Prevotella melaninogenica genome window below encodes:
- a CDS encoding DUF4960 domain-containing protein: MKKISIILTVLVALIFTACQDKDIERAPMLLQSINAEEITGNLTGDDYTWTWPQLTPGQSMYVMVYEGSTLLSSETVTGNSFTHKSVQTNVPFVYVFKVSDGDNVSSGVVKNYTREGATQITGLSMSQVEKGRGYDAAITWNKTTDATSIDLIATNGTRTIHETLSGSVYSYTIPNVVYGDTWNVTLRAINDKGTSMATTSSLKIGKTAIAFLSIYATPEELIANGDDDEASAWLWLHKTYPNAQFVYFGNIKSATDMEPYRVAFWLRDLEQGTEDDVWSLPAVVNSATPYISEWYKNGGNILLWQHATAYLTNLGRFEQSLFRGNDHTIGIGRGGINNDNWSMGACLNIEGSLIDFTTHPIYKGIPVRISNGIKLIDMKGPGWTEDHNCLYFNIPSVLSGIANDKLSAYTTITETYGIYPLGVWDSQIRSVSQLNVWECRQGNSDFKGTAICIGNGGCEFSMRNADGSADVSAHPKNNVNQESILKLAKNSIEYLKTR; the protein is encoded by the coding sequence ATGAAAAAGATATCAATCATATTAACGGTATTGGTTGCGCTTATCTTTACTGCTTGTCAGGACAAGGATATCGAAAGAGCTCCAATGCTTCTTCAGTCTATCAATGCTGAAGAGATAACAGGTAATCTTACAGGTGATGACTACACATGGACATGGCCACAGCTAACACCAGGCCAGTCAATGTATGTTATGGTTTATGAAGGAAGTACATTGCTTTCTTCGGAGACTGTGACTGGCAACAGTTTTACGCACAAGAGTGTTCAGACCAACGTTCCTTTTGTTTATGTCTTCAAAGTCAGCGACGGTGATAATGTCTCTTCTGGTGTAGTAAAGAATTATACACGTGAGGGTGCAACACAGATTACAGGTCTTTCTATGTCACAGGTTGAGAAGGGACGTGGATATGACGCTGCCATCACATGGAATAAAACTACTGATGCCACATCCATCGACTTAATAGCTACCAATGGTACACGGACTATTCATGAGACCCTCTCAGGTTCTGTTTATAGCTATACAATTCCTAACGTAGTATATGGCGACACATGGAACGTTACTCTGCGTGCTATCAACGATAAAGGAACCTCAATGGCAACAACGTCAAGCCTGAAGATCGGTAAGACGGCTATCGCATTCCTCAGTATATATGCTACGCCAGAGGAACTCATTGCTAATGGTGACGATGACGAAGCGTCTGCATGGCTGTGGCTTCATAAAACATATCCTAACGCACAGTTCGTTTATTTCGGTAATATTAAGTCGGCTACCGACATGGAGCCTTATCGTGTGGCATTTTGGTTGCGTGACCTTGAGCAAGGTACAGAGGATGATGTATGGAGTCTTCCAGCGGTTGTGAATTCTGCAACACCTTACATCTCAGAATGGTACAAAAATGGTGGAAATATACTGCTCTGGCAGCATGCAACAGCTTACCTCACTAACCTTGGTCGCTTTGAGCAAAGCCTATTCCGAGGAAATGACCATACTATCGGTATTGGACGTGGTGGTATCAATAATGATAACTGGAGTATGGGTGCATGTTTGAACATCGAAGGAAGTCTCATAGACTTCACTACTCACCCTATCTATAAGGGGATCCCAGTACGTATTTCTAACGGCATTAAACTCATTGATATGAAGGGACCTGGATGGACAGAGGATCATAACTGTCTATACTTCAACATCCCTTCTGTACTGTCTGGCATAGCTAATGACAAACTCTCTGCCTATACTACAATAACAGAGACTTACGGCATATATCCTCTTGGCGTATGGGATTCGCAAATAAGGTCAGTTTCACAACTCAATGTCTGGGAATGCCGTCAGGGCAACAGCGACTTCAAGGGTACAGCAATCTGTATCGGTAATGGTGGTTGCGAATTCTCTATGCGTAATGCTGATGG